Within Vigna unguiculata cultivar IT97K-499-35 chromosome 2, ASM411807v1, whole genome shotgun sequence, the genomic segment GCATGATAGTCCCTGCAGAGAAGTGGATTATTCCACCTTTGATTAATGTTTTCATTAGGTTTGTTGGTCCAAGGATTGAACATGAGGCAAAGTTGTTGTTGTTAGATGGCCGAACAAATGAAATAACACCACTGTTGTCGATGTCTAGTGCCTCTTACAATTTAGGTTCCATTTTCTGAAAAAACCAAAGGTTACACAAAATAGTTTGCCACAAAGAAAACTCCAAATTCAAGCTTCAGAACTCACACAGCAAGTTCGGGGTTGAATATTTGGGTAAGGGGTATCTATCTATCTATGTATCCAAATCTATTATTAgttgaataattatttgtaattaaggTTGAGTACACTAATTTATCCAATAATGAATTTAGGATCGCGTAGCACGCACGCTCCGGGGATTGGAGTGACGATCACTCGCAACCTATTCTCCCATGCCACCATCGTCCTTTCGAATAAGGAAGATTGAATTTGCCACccaattattagtattattttacgTCCATTCCTTAAACTTTTTGTTGTCCAAACAAATGACTGCGTTTTAGGTCTCTGTCtcctctctctcttccttcattcttcttcttcttcctcctctcttccttttctttcccTGCACTTCATCCTCCTTCACTCTCTTTCTCTTCACAACACAAGCTACCTCTGTCCTCTTCTTCATTATCTTATTTCTTTACATAACACCTCTTTTccttaaaataacaataaccaAAAGCAAGTGAAAAAGAACACACGCTCCTAGtattactatttattaacaTCAACACCTCAAAACAATAAActaccattttttatttttgttcgttttctttcaataaaaattcaatACCTCTCTCTTCCTTTCATGTGTCTATGTCTATGGCTGGTTTGGATTTAGGCACGGCTTCGCGCTTCGTTCAAAGTCTCCAAAGACCAGACTTcaaccaacaccaccaccaccacgaaccCGAGGAAGACGACAAACAGTCAGACCCTTTTTCCACCGAAGATGGGGCGCAACAAGCCAGCCCCGGCGACCTGGTCGGGCGGCGGCCGAGAGGGCGGCCGCCAGGGTCGAAGAACAAGCCGAAGCCGCCGGTGATCATCACCAGGGAGAGCGCCAACACGCTCCGCGCGCACATCCTCGAGGTGGGCAGCGGCTGCGACGTGTTCGACAGCGTCGCTAGTTACGCGCGGCGGCGGCAGCGCGGGATCTGTATTTTGAGCGGCAGCGGCACCGTGACGAATGTGACCCTGCGGCAGCCGGCGGCGTCGGGGGCGGTGGTGACTCTTCACGGGAGGTTCGAAATACTGTCGCTGGCGGGATCGTTCCTTCCTCCGCCGGCGCCACCGGGAGCGACAAGTCTGAGCGTATACCTGGCCGGAGGACAGGGGCAGGTGGTGGGCGGGAGTGTGGTGGGAGAGTTGACCGCGGCGGGACCGGTGATTGTGATCGCGGCGTCGTTCACGAACGTGGCTTATGAACGTTTACCgttagaagaagaagaggaacagGTTCAGATATCTGGTGGTGGCGGTGTGggaaataatagtaataataatattattaacaataacCCTTTTCCTGATCCTTCTTCGGGACTCCCTTTCTTCAGTTTGCCCATGAATGTTCAGTTCCCGGTGGATGGTTGGGCGGGAAACTCAGCTTCACGTTCACCATTTTGATCATCGCTCCAAAACGGAGTCGTTTTCGACCTTTGTTACTGTCTCTTACATCTTAATCTAATGTGAGATTAATTGATATATCATTAGATGTTGCCAATCGATGAAGATGTACGCGTTGTTGAATTCAGGTCAGCCATTTCATGTACTTCACACAAATTTATATGTTGCTGTTTTTTTCCTGCTGCCAAGGATGTGTGTTTTTCTTAGTGTAAGTCTCActggtttttcatttttttctctgaGATCCTTCTCTTTTGTGGAGCCATGTATATGATATATGACTGATGTATAATGTCTTGAGTTGTTCcgttgttttcttcttttaattaatttgaggGATTCAGATTTCAAACAAACATATGCACTTGTTATAGCCTCGTGTTTCAGATGACTTAATGTTTAACACGAAGCAGTAATTTCCAGCTTGTTAACCACAcatttttcctttctattttCATTCCATCACCAACTTCTTAGTTGCCCTCTACTTTCAATTTCATCTCTCAAACACGAGTCGTTGGTTTAACTAGTTACCATAACATTGTATATACTTAGTTAGGATTTTATGAAGATTAGGGTCTCGTTAAATATAGGAATTGACCAAGTTATAATTATCAGTGTCTTGTGAGCTTTGTTTAATACCTTAAAAATGTTAAAGCAAAGACATTTTCGGCATagaatttattgattaaaaaattaataatgggTACTGGGGGCAAGAATATATAagagaaagttttttttttctccctcaGTGTAGAAGAATTTCTAGCTATTTAAACATGAATTTAAACAGTTTTCTTCAACGAGTCCATACTTGTGACTACTTCTCCATGCTTGATTAAGGGTGAAATCATTCTTGAAAGTTTTACTCTGCATCGATCACTCTTAATGATAAAagcttaaatttgaattatgacGTATGTTTATCGTGGCTAGAAATCTCAAATTCATAACTATTATGCATGCATACATATCTCTgtcatttaaataatatcaatgTGATTTCATTTGATTAACTTATAGCTTTACAAGAACTTTCAATTATTAAACCTTAATGTTATGCAGTTCTGTTAAGCACATACATATAAATGagcttaaaaaatatataaattcatggTGATGAAATCAAACTCTAACCAAAAAGCTTTTCATAAAGAAGTGcttttaacatatatattataCCCACCACTTGATTAATTTTGGTTAATACATATTTGATTAATGATAATCTTAAATGGTTAGGAAGGGGTAGGCATATGCTATAGTTATGAAGATATTATAAACTGTGTGATTGATTGCATTCTAAGCCCTTTTTCCCGGCCGGAATCACTCATATATGAGCTCGTTTATTGAGTAGCTTGAAGGGGTTAATTACAAATCGGacctaattaattatatatttatttatccatATAGATCTGCAAATCATTAGTGATGGTTGGATAAGGTAGCTAGGTTTTCGGCGCTGAAgacttaaataattcaaattgaTGTGTTGTGTGAATTATttccagattttttttttcatgaggGTGGTCTCCATTGAAATCACTGGATACCATGTGGAAAAATTCGTTAGACCCAATTTGCAATTAAAGAAATTCGAGTGTTGAATGAAGAAATTTGTCTTCCACGTTGATATTTATCAAACAAATAAGATATCGCTGTTAATTAATTCTTCTTCCATTTCAAAACTCACATCataaaatctaaatattaaGGACGAAGTTTTGGCTACTTGAGATTATTGATTTCAGACCCATTTTAAACCTTGTGGTTACCTAgatagcatatatatatatatatatatatatatatatatatatatatatatatatatatatatatatataaccaccTTAATAACACATTTAGACACATAAATCTCCAATACAattcgaaaagaaaaaaaaaaaacatctaccACCACAAAACAATTACAACCACCgattcaaacaaaacaaatgatTTTAAAAACGTCGACAAACATCAACAACACCATTATTATTGTGAAGGAATATAATTACGAGAAAGAAACTGAGAgctctaatttaaataatattacattaatccAACATAAATAaggtataattatttaaaaaagttatattttttcatcgATTTTCTCTAAGTATGAGATAAATTATACATGTGAAAGACTGATTTTACACTTAGTGACCAAATTATGAGTCTATAAATATTCCAAATTTGAGGCTGTGGAGAGGAAGTGCGTCTGGTGTTCAAATTTTACTGCGGAATTCAACTCCATCCCGTGGAGACCACTTCCAATTAGGTTctgaaaaattatgaaaattaatattttaccttGTCGTTTTTAACAACTTTCCAGAAAAACATAACAATTTGCAATTCAGACATTTGACCGTGCCTCCTTATTGACTTTATGCAAAGCTATCATATGATCTGGAATTCTTAAAAGTcaaacttttcttatttttcagaACATGTTATTTTAATCCGCAAATAAAAGTGATATATACATAATGTGCTTGAAATTTTCCAACCCATATAAAAAGATTATCCATAGATAAGGAAAATACATAATCTTACGAATTATGAGTTAAATCCATGTCAGAACTCCATCTTATATATAATCATAAGATTTGTAAGTTATTTCAGTGGCGGCTATTCGTACTTGTATTTATATGAGAAAGTTATATTAAATCGCATAAGTATCCAGAAATAATCCAACAAAAACTAATGGCCTTATCTAAAGAGAACATATTcgaattttatgaaaatttgaattataataCTATGATAAAGCTTAACAACGAATCCATAAATACAAAGAAGAGGTATATATACGACACCTGAAGGGTAGTTGGGAAGAAAGATTCCTGTTTCCTGTCaattaacataaacaaattgGTGCAAGTGTGGTTAattattaagtaaataaaacatataataagGTTTAGATAAAGGAATCAGGTTGACTAAGTCGTAAGGTGCAATATAATATTTCATCTAATGTTTCTACCCATTTGTTTCTAAGCTGTcaacttcttttatatatttccataaaataatactttatagcaattcaatattatattacttttgtgtttgaaatttaattatatatatagtaattaaaCATAGCCACGTTTTGAGtattgtttatataaaaatatttagtgtTGTGGCATAGTGGCCCTTGGATGAGGCCAAAATGATAATGATATGTCAAAGTATCGCGAAGTAGCTTTGAGAGTCTTTTAATCAAATGTGAAATTATAAAGGCTTTGAgcctaatatttaatttaagctATGATGAATATTTATGTTCATTGCTATATATGTGTAGCAACTAGAGCTTGAAACTTCATGATATGTTATGATACTTTGGTAATGATGTTGAGTTTATTTACCTGTTTATAGTATCCACAAAAACATGGTTGTAATAAGTAGATActgaataatatataatatagtaaCCCAAAGTTTTAGGAAGATCGAtctgtaaaaaaatgaaattatttaaaagaaatcgTGTGATTCCTGATACTGTTGATTTGTTTATGTGATTCTTTAATAAATCGTTTGTTAGGACTTAggatttcatattttatcttgGACCTAGTAGATAGATAGTTGTTTTAAGTgtatatatgattaattttaCGAGTAGTTTCATATACATTATAATAATactgtttaaattttttattttatattatttggcAACGTATAAACTTTAATAGAATTAGTATACATATTGggatattatataaaaatgtataacttattaaaatttaagaatttttttttctacaaagaAAAGAGAGTATtgtgttaattttaataaaacgatatataaatatgattgtTTCAAAAGACGTAAACCTgactattattgttataaaattttatttcataaaatgttacaagtaaataataaataagtaagtAATAAATTGGTTatacaaatatgaaaattgtgtaAGCATATTTGGGTTGTAAATAATACGaataaatgagaaaatattaaaagctgattttaaaaattttatggcTTTTTCAGCAAAAAACGTGTTTGACTAAAACAAAAGGACTGTGAAAAGAATAAAGATATCATTTTACTTTGAAAAATTAAAGCTGTAATTTATTATAGTCAAATGTTAACAAGGATagttctttaaaataaatactatttAATAAAGTATATTTGTATGTAATACTCTATATGCGTTAGCTTTTATGTTAGTGTTGGGCCTCAAGcccttttcagaaaaaaaaaacccatagAAGATACTTATGAACAAATCATTTATTATATAAGAAAGGAGTGGGCGttgcttaaaaataaaattataaaaataaatttttaaatactcCATTAAAACAGACAAAATATATTGGGATTTAGATAAAGGAGTCATTTAGCCAACAAAAAACAATTACATTATGGTaccttataatttttttttccgttaaaAGGTTGTGGGtaagagaaaaaggaaagaaatgcaGTTTCTTCTTGTAATTTCTTCCTCATTcctcataaatttatttttttatttatccttttttaattatataatttaaaagttattttactaTAAAAGAATACCTTTGGCAGTACATAATTTCAAAGTCAATGATTTTCTAATAATACAGTTTAGAAGTTAAAAATgaactttaattatataatttaaaagttaaaaataattttcagattttgtaatgaaatatattttatttctcaaaaaataaatttcattaacaatatataaataaatacccTTTTttatatcaacatttcaatatttcagttttacccttcattattattttaaaaattattttataaatagtttatctttaaccgttattctcaaaatattttttatttttaaccgttattttaaaaacttcttttatatacatattttatttttttaactttatatttaacaactattttaaaaattaattttttattttttatttatcttaactcaattttttatgaaaataaaaaaaaaaatcaaatacacaGGTGGTGCTATCACATATGTATTTTCGCTAGTATTATATAATCTAAATCATTTTTaagttttcaaattatataatctaaaacaattttttaaggaaaaagtagcttttaattaaaaataatatccaaATTTCAGAAAGGACAAAATAGGAAAATGCTTATAGGAATGCTGAAAGAAAGTTAAGGATTTTTTAAGGGAAAAAATagcttttaattaaaaataatatccaaATTTCAGAAAGGACAAATTAGGAAAATACTTATAGGAATGCTGAAAGAAAGTTATGGACGTGCAGAAAGCAACTGACCAACCTGAAGAGTCCAGTGACCCAACTTTCAAGTAATATTTGACCAACCTGATCCATACTCCGGTGGACCAACAGCGAAGccctttttttatttcacatgGATCATATCAAATTTTATCGTAGATCATATTAAAAATGAACTAAAGTGTTATAAAATGGGACTATATCTTGTCCACCTTACTTTCAGGATTCTTTCTTTCTGCACCACTATAGTTTATTTCAGTAACTTCGTGGAATACGGATAGAATTCAACATGTCTAcgataaaagttatatattatatttttttattgagaatttgAGGAATGCTGAGAAGCACATTCCTTTTCTATATACTCtcttattagtttaatttttttttgaaatcacaaaaaaaaatgtgaagcatacatcttatttaattattctctcacatataaattatttaaaaaatcattcaaaagTGTGTATAGAAAGTAGActccttttctttccttttttaatGGTAGCTATGTAAAAAACCACCGcaacatcacaaaaaaaaaaatatataataataataaattgtagcGTTTGTAGGAAAAAGTAAAAGATAGAAAAACACAGGTTCTTTTGAAGGCAAGTAGAAGCCAGTTGATTGCTATTGACTTCTGACCAACATTTTTAGATGCTTTTCGAGTGTCTCTGAACACGACAAAAACATTAGCTACTATGATGCATTTGCAGACACCAGTTGAAACATCTTTCGGCAGAGAAATTGTAATAATgaaggttttgtttttctttcttatagGTCGTAAATTCAGAGAAAATGCACCTTTCATCAGAGATGTAACATGAGTGCAGAACACATGTAATAATCACGTAAACAAAAAACAGCATCCTAATCCGTTGCTTGTTTgcatttgagaaaaaaaagcCTTCGAAAGTCAGCAATTAAAATcgaaattaattaataaatacattaattagGCTTAAATTAAACATCTAAGCAAGTTCAGGATGTTGTCGACAGACACACCTCAACCAACAAAGATCAGAAGCCAagaaacttaaaagaaaatcttCTGTAAAAGGAATTTCTTTTGTCTCAATCAACACAAAATAACAAGGTGGGGTGTGGAACAATTAACCATGGATCGCGTATCAACCACATAGTATGCATTAGAAACTGTATTTTTCCCGTATCTGAAATTTACAAACATAGTATAGTAGCTGTGGTGCGATGAAAGATAAAGGCAGTGTGTGATTAAGATGATGAGTGATTGATTACAGAGATTCAGAGATCGTGAGTATAGAAGTCAATAATCTCCTTCAGATTGAGCTGGAACAACGAAGAAGCATCATTGTGCATGAGCCACAACATGTGCTCGAACAAAATGTCATCCACATCGACAAAGATTACTCTTCTTTGAGAAGACGTGAAATGGAAGTGCTTCTTCTCCGCCGCAGGGTCCTTCTTCATGGATATATCCATCAAAACGCGAAAGGGGCTCTCTTGCAATATGAAAGGCTCCACCATAAACACCCTCTTCTCTTTTCCGACCACCACCGTCACGCTCTTCTCCGATTCTTCCTCCAACAACCCCTCTTTAGGAAGCGCCATGTAACGCAAACGAGAACCAGTGGAACGACGCCGGATCAATGAAACCGGCATCACCAAACAATCCATGGATGCAGCAGAAGCAAGGTACGATGTTCCagctgaaaaagaaaagaagaagaagaagaagacgacgAAGAAAGTGGATGATATCTCTTGTGACTCTAGAACCTGCCAACgagtttatataataaatatattaataataataataattacatcacgttatatattaaataataggTTTGggattttaataactattattaaattaatatttaggTGACCAGAGAGAAAAGAAAGGGTTACTTTGGATGTATACTTTGGGTGATGACTTCTGCAAATGGGAAATAGCCGTTGGAGAAAGGATCCCTTGGACTGCAAGAGGACACGGCTACCCTAGGCTCGTCAGCAAGCGCGTGGGCGCgttaacatttaatttaattttactaagaATTTCACTTCCGCTTATAAGacctattttacttttaatataatgaaaacaaaaaaaaaagtattttactcatattaaaaataaaatatgttaatatctttattaatttatttaaaatttactagtATTTGAATAAATCAAATTTTCTTGACGCGTGGGTGAAGTTTGGATTGCCGACTTTGGTGAACAAGACATGACATTGGATTAAACATCTGAAGTGAGATGTTAGCATCGGTAGTAGGCGGCTTTTCTTTTGCACTGTGACGTGTGTTATTTATGAgaaataatattcattttcttttactattatttaatccaaagtaataaaaagttaattggAGCTCTTTATCATATAATCTCACACAACTCTTAATCATAACGTAATTAGTCTCACTGATGTATGAATAAATCTAATTCTCTGCGCACAGAATAATTAAGTGATTATTAGACACATTTATTGTAACAATTAATTGACAAGTTATGTATTTAGAACCGAAACAAAAATGCAGGGTAGGCTAATCAATGGTGTTATGGTTAAAGGTATgagtaatattaatattaccATACTATACTAGATTTGAAGTTACAAAACATAATGTGCTTTTTTTGTTACATGATAGTGTTCTAGTTATTAACTAATGGATGAACACGAATATTTGAAGTGATTTTAGTTGGAACAGTTATGAAATTAGGTAAACGCGTTTTAGAGTGCAGTTACATTTAGGTTGTCGGTGCTAAAAATTTGGAAATGTCAAATTCCGCGTATTAACGTGCACAAATGCCTGCTCAATGGGTatgttttgtttgaattttgacCCGTTTACATTGGAATAATGCTCtctttacttttacttttattaaaacaaaaataaaataatagttttaagaattttaaattattgaataccTTCTTTTGGGATTCTTAAACTAAAATGCTTGTTATGAGTTTTACTAAAATGATAATCcatgattattaaaattaaaaatggagaattgtgttttaacttttttttttaatctcttggtgtgttttttattagttttttatattagcTTATTAGAGTAATTTTTTGGGCTAAATAGtagtttcattatttatatatttcctttatagtatattaagaaaaaacatacaACTTTAGTACAGAATTTTAGTTTGATTACTTCTGTTTTAATTTCTCAACGATAAAATTGAATATGTTtgatgtttaataatttttttgtcatgcttatttattagaaaaattaatctAGAGAGAAAATTTaccttttactttttaatttacaaatttaaaattctccgtaactcttttaaaattaattacatattaatgttaatttttttttaataaacacacaTAGATACTaagttcttttttattatattaaaaataaaacataataagtATTTACTATTCTACATAggttatttatctattttatatattccTTCTCTACAAAGAGATGcctatttattaatattttctctttgttttctatATTATCAATCCTTGATGTATTCTTAGAA encodes:
- the LOC114171258 gene encoding AT-hook motif nuclear-localized protein 23-like, translating into MSMAGLDLGTASRFVQSLQRPDFNQHHHHHEPEEDDKQSDPFSTEDGAQQASPGDLVGRRPRGRPPGSKNKPKPPVIITRESANTLRAHILEVGSGCDVFDSVASYARRRQRGICILSGSGTVTNVTLRQPAASGAVVTLHGRFEILSLAGSFLPPPAPPGATSLSVYLAGGQGQVVGGSVVGELTAAGPVIVIAASFTNVAYERLPLEEEEEQVQISGGGGVGNNSNNNIINNNPFPDPSSGLPFFSLPMNVQFPVDGWAGNSASRSPF
- the LOC114174064 gene encoding auxin-responsive protein SAUR77-like gives rise to the protein MDCLVMPVSLIRRRSTGSRLRYMALPKEGLLEEESEKSVTVVVGKEKRVFMVEPFILQESPFRVLMDISMKKDPAAEKKHFHFTSSQRRVIFVDVDDILFEHMLWLMHNDASSLFQLNLKEIIDFYTHDL